One Dasania marina DSM 21967 DNA segment encodes these proteins:
- a CDS encoding hypothetical protein (extradiol catechol dioxygenase that catalyzes the oxidative cleavage of substituted catechols; part of the bacterial aromatic compound degradation pathway) yields MSWDKHDYDHIPGTYVFNGERSAQGYGINKMAFSFNDASNREEFAGDMDAYCRKFQLSDEARAAVVAGDFLSLMRLGGNIYYLAKIAIFHGLTVQDAGAQMGGISTDQFKAKLLNNSEGFEQQLHTIGGYFHG; encoded by the coding sequence ATGAGTTGGGACAAACACGACTACGATCATATACCGGGCACCTACGTGTTTAACGGCGAGCGTTCGGCACAAGGCTATGGCATTAATAAAATGGCCTTTAGTTTTAATGATGCCAGCAATCGTGAAGAGTTTGCCGGTGATATGGATGCCTACTGCCGTAAGTTTCAGTTGAGTGATGAAGCCAGGGCTGCAGTGGTGGCCGGTGACTTTCTAAGCTTGATGCGTCTAGGTGGCAATATTTATTATTTAGCAAAAATCGCTATCTTTCATGGCCTCACCGTGCAGGATGCCGGTGCCCAAATGGGTGGTATTAGCACCGACCAATTCAAAGCCAAATTATTAAACAATAGCGAAGGTTTTGAACAACAATTGCATACTATTGGAGGTTATTTCCATGGCTAA
- a CDS encoding class III extradiol dioxygenase family protein, translating to MAKIVGGITTSHIPAIGNAISQGLRHDTYWERFFDGYTPVKEWLAKVKPDVAIVVANDHGLNFFLDTMPTFAMGTAQRYENADEGWGLKTLTGFDGDAPFSWHMIESLVADKFDMTICQEMRVDHGFVVPMTVLWGEHDKWPVKLVPLAVNTVQHPLPTAERCFELGKALRTAIESYGEDIKVVIVGTGGMSHQLQGERAGIIDTDFDIECIENIIHNPEKFTQLSNTEIMERAGTEGIETIMWMVMRGALTEKVKVVHKHYHAPISNTGAGVLVLENTEE from the coding sequence ATGGCTAAAATCGTAGGTGGTATTACCACCTCTCACATACCCGCAATAGGTAATGCTATTAGCCAGGGCCTGCGACACGACACCTACTGGGAACGTTTTTTTGATGGCTACACGCCAGTTAAAGAATGGTTGGCTAAAGTCAAACCCGATGTCGCCATCGTGGTAGCCAATGATCATGGCCTTAACTTTTTTCTCGATACCATGCCTACCTTTGCCATGGGTACCGCGCAACGTTATGAAAACGCCGATGAAGGCTGGGGCTTAAAAACCCTAACAGGCTTTGACGGTGACGCACCCTTTTCATGGCATATGATTGAGTCGCTGGTGGCAGATAAGTTTGATATGACCATCTGCCAGGAAATGCGCGTCGATCACGGCTTTGTTGTGCCTATGACGGTATTGTGGGGCGAACATGACAAGTGGCCGGTAAAGCTAGTGCCACTAGCGGTTAACACTGTGCAGCATCCATTACCAACCGCGGAGCGTTGTTTTGAGTTAGGCAAGGCTTTGCGTACTGCGATTGAATCTTACGGTGAAGACATAAAAGTGGTTATCGTGGGTACCGGCGGCATGTCACACCAATTACAGGGTGAGCGTGCTGGTATTATCGATACCGATTTCGATATTGAGTGTATAGAAAATATTATCCACAATCCTGAAAAATTTACGCAGTTAAGTAATACAGAAATTATGGAGCGGGCCGGCACCGAAGGTATAGAAACTATAATGTGGATGGTAATGCGTGGCGCACTGACTGAAAAAGTTAAGGTGGTTCACAAGCACTATCACGCACCTATTTCTAATACCGGCGCAGGTGTGTTGGTGTTGGAAAATACGGAAGAGTAA